A DNA window from Helianthus annuus cultivar XRQ/B chromosome 15, HanXRQr2.0-SUNRISE, whole genome shotgun sequence contains the following coding sequences:
- the LOC110912929 gene encoding protein yippee-like At5g53940: MINTTLKSSTFITLLTSPTKLINFISGQEMGRVFLVELEGRTYKCKFCKTNLALAENVVSRGFHCRRGKAYLFSNVVNVTAGPIEERMMLSGLHTVTDVYCVCCGQIVGWKYETAHEQSQKYKEGKFVLERGRIIDGLDSEFYIDTRPSSSDAEEA; this comes from the exons ATGATTAATACTACTCTCAAGTCATCCACTTTCATCACTCTTCTAACTTCCCCAACCAAATTGATAAATTTCATCTCGGGTCAAGAAATGGGTCGGGTATTTTTGGTGGAGCTGGAGGGACGGACTTACAAATGCAAGTTCTGCAAAACCAACTTAGCTCTCGCCGAGAATGTTGTCTCCCGG GGTTTCCATTGCCGCAGAGGAAAAGCTTACCTTTTCAGCAATGT GGTGAATGTGACAGCTGGACCGATTGAGGAAAGGATGATGCTATCAGGATTGCATACCGTTACAGATGTGTATTGCGTATGCTGTGGACAAATTGTTGGCTGGAAATAT GAGACTGCACATGAACAATCCCAGAAGTATAAAGAAGGCAAATTTGTTCTTGAAAG AGGAAGAATCATCGACGGGCTTGATTCAGAATTTTACATCGATACACGCCCGAGTTCAAGTGATGCTGAGGAAGCCTGA